A region of the Cricetulus griseus strain 17A/GY chromosome 7, alternate assembly CriGri-PICRH-1.0, whole genome shotgun sequence genome:
AAATGATGGCTATTGAGTCACCACCCCCACCTGAGCCTGCTGCAGCAGATTGCCAGTCTCCTAAGATGACCACCTTCCAGGACAGTGAACTCAGTGGTGAGCTGCAGGCTGCCCTGTCTGGCCCAGCTGAAGCAGGTGCAGCTGCTCCTGAGAAGTCCTCCAACCACCTGCCACCCACTCCGAGGGCCACCTTGCGACAGGAGTCCAGCCTGGGTGGACGGGCTCGGCACATGAGCAGCTCTCAGGAGCTGCTGGGTGACGGCCCCCAAGGGCCTGGCAGCCCCATGTCACGAAGTCAGGAATACCTGCTGGATGAGGGACCAGCCCCTGGCACACCACCCAAGGAGGTGCGGTCTGGCCGCCATGGCCACAGTGTCAAGAGGGCCAGTGTGCCTCCGGTGCCTGGCAAGCCACGGCAGGTCCTtccatcaggggccagccacttcACACCCCCACAGACACCCACCAAAGCTCAGCCAGGTTCCCCTCAGGCTCTTGGAGGACCTCACGGTCCAGCCACAGCCAAGGTGAAGCCCACCCCACAGCTTCTGCCACCAACAGACCGACCCATGTCGCCCCGTTCCCTGCCTCAGTCACCCACACACCGTGGCTTTGCCTATGTGCTGCCCCAACCAGTTGAGGGTGAGGCAGGGCCAGCTGCTCCAGGacctgcactcccaccagtaccAGCAGCTGTCCCCACACTATGCCTGCCCCCAGAAGCTGATGTGGAGCCTGGGCGACCCAAGAAACGTGCCCACAGCCTGAACCGCTATGCAGCATCTGACAGCGAGCCGGAGCGGGATGAGCTGCTGGTGCCCGCTGCTGCTGGACCCTATGCCACAGTCCAGCGGCGCGTGGGTAGGAGCCATTCAGTGAGGGCTCCTGCTGGCACTGACAAGAATGTTAACCGCAGCCAGTCCTTTGCTGTGCGGCCACGTAAGAAGGGGCCCCCACCACCTCCACCCAAGCGCTCCAGCTCAGCCATGGCCAGTGCCAACTTAGCTGATGAGCCGACTCCAGATGCTGAGACAGAGGATGGCCGGCTGGGGGTCCGGGCACAGCGCCGGCGGGCTAGTGATCTGACCGGCAGTGTGGACACAGGCAGTGCTGGCAGCGTGAAGAGCATTGCAGCCATGTTGGAGCTGTCTTCCATTGGGGGCGGGGGGCGTGCTATCCGCAGGCCCCCTGAAGGTCACCCCACCCCTCGGCCTGCCAGTCCAGAACCGGGTCGGGTAGCTACTGTGTTGGCCTCTGTGAAGCACAAAGAGGCCATTGGGCCCGATGGGGAAGTGGTGAACCGGCGCCGCACACTCAGTGGCCCAGTCACGGGGCTTTTGGCCACTGCTCGCCGGGGACCTGGGGAACCAGCTGAGCAGAGTCATTTTATGGAGGACAGCACAGCCCGACAACGGCCTCGAGGTCCAGCCAAGGGGGAGGCAGCTGTGGAGGGCCCTCCCCTTGCCCGGGTAGAGGCCAGTGCCACACTCAAGAGGCGCATCCGGGCCAAACAGAGCCAGCAGGAGAATGTCAAGTTCATCCTGACGGAATCTGACACAGTCAAGCGCAGGCCAAAGGCTAAAGATCGTGACACTGGGCCTGAGCCACACCCACCACTGTCTGTGTATCAGAATGGCACAGCCACGGTTCGCCGACGGCCAGCCTCAGAGCAGGCTGGGCCCCCAGAGctgccccctcctcctccacccgcTGAGCCCCCACCTGCTGACCTCATGCAGCTGCCTCCACTGCCCCTGCCTGATGGCAATGCCCGGAAGCCTGTGAAGCCACCTGTCTCTCCCAAGCCCATTCTGGCTCAGCCTGTGACTAAGATCCAGGGCTCACCTACACCTGCCTCCAAGAAGGTGCCACTGCCAGGCCCTGGCAGCCCAGGTAGGTACAAAGAGCCAGCTAAGAAAGAACACAGGATCTCGGGACAGATCCCTTGCCTGCTACCCTGTCTTATAGTGTGATTTCCCTTTCTGGGTTTGATGAAGCCCAGGTAGTGTGGGATAAGACTGTCTACAGATCTCCCTATCTATCCTCTGTGAGACGACTCTGCCACCCTATAGTGGACATGCCTCTTGTCCAGTGCAGAAGACCCAGAGTAGTGGCGCAGATGCAGGGAGACCTAGCTGGAGTTCCCTGACACAGAGAGGGTAGCTGTCCAGAGAGGACAGCAGTGCCAAGGTGCTGAGAGAACCATTGTGGCTGGATACATCAGGCCATATCTGAAGGAGTTTAGGGAGCATGACGTGCTAGGGAATTGCATACCCTAGCGGCTGTGGTGAGAATAGGGCCGAGTACAGCATCTCTCCTGCTAGATGGAGGGAACGCTGTTTTTATTCTATGGGTTGTTCTCTACCCTGCAGAAGTAAAGCGCGCTCATGGCACGCCACCGCCTGTGTCACCCAAGCCTCCGCCGCCACCCACAGCACCCAAGCCAGCTAAGGCTGTGGCGGGACTACAGTCCAGCAGCGCCACCACCTCGCCTGTGCCCTCGCCGGCACGCCAGCCGCCAGCAGCCCTTGTCAAGCCGGCTAGCTCGCCGCCCTCGCAGAGTGCTAGCCCTGCCAAGCCGCCTTCCCCAGGGGCACCCGCGCTGCACGTACCCGCCAAGCCCCCTCGCGCTGCCGCTTCAGTAGCCTCTGGACCCCCAGTAGCTCCAGACTGTGCTTCTCCTGGGGACAGCGCTCGGCAGAAGCTGGAGGAGACTAGTGCGTGTTTGGCTGCAGCATTgcaggcagtggaggagaagaTCCGGCAGGAAGATGGGCAAGGCCCTCGGTAGGTACCTGGGGCCTGGTTTGGGTCGTTCTGGTTCAGCACAGGGCGTGGCTCTTGCGGGTGGATTGGTAGGGATAGGCGGAGCCATCCAGCCGGGTTTAAGAGTGGGTTGCTGTGGAGCCAACTAGCCTAGAGTAAGGGGGCCTGTGCTGCCCCACCCCACTGATGCATGCCCACCCTTAGCCCCTCCTCCATCGAGGAGAAGAGCACTGGCAGCATCCTGGAAGACATCGGCAGCATGTTCGACGACCTGGCCGACCAGCTGGACGCCATGCTGGAGTGAGGCGGCCACTCACATGGGCCCACCGTACTCCCAGCTCTGGCCCGCACTTTGACCTTTACCTCAGGACGGTCACCTCCAAGTGGTGGGCGGGGGCCGAGTGGGCGGAGCACGCCCAGCTCTGCACAAGCACAACTCCCACTCCTGGCCCAGGCCGGTTGTCAGCTTtctggcatgggggtggggaaagcTCCAAGGGCTCTGGGCAGATGTGCTGCCCGCTGGTGCCCATTCCTGTCTGCTGCTCCCTGTGCAACAACTGCTGGGCCCTACCCTTGCAGGCTTTGCTCTGCTTGCGGAGGGCTGTTCCTCCCTTGCCCTAGGCAGACTGAGCACCAAGGGaagatgtgggggagggggaggggggtggcCACTGTGGCCCTCTCCCCAATCTGTGGCAGAGCACAGGCCTATGCCCAGCACAGAACTGCCCATTGGGGAACCTCTGCCAGCCGCTCTGGCACAGCACAAGGGACAGGGGGGCCAAGGTTGGGCTCGCCCCACTGCACTCCAGAATATAAGCTATCAAGAGTATTAATTTATTGGGAATGAGCTGAGGCAGATTTccccagagaaacaaaaagataactttaacaaatatatatttaaagagaagaaatattATTGATTCTATAGAAACCATTTACCAACAGAAAGGACATAAGTCCAGCTTGAGACTAAAGCTGTCAGGAGCTGAGGCCACCTGTCTGCCCTTCTCTTCTTTCATCTAGGAATGGCCTTGCCCTTGGTCACGAGCACACACACCTGGGAGGCACAGTCTGGAGGGGCGGCTCTGCCCAGAGCCTCTCCTCCACTCTTCTAGCTAATGAGAGTCTGAAGAACTTGAAGGATGTGCCTTGCTCTCACCTGTTCCTCTCCATACCCCATACACCTTGGGGAGGGCCTCTTCTAGGTGTGACCATGCCCTTGGGGTACCAGTGTGAGGGTACACCCAGTGTGAACCCTGTGTGAACATGGGCATGAGTGCAAGGGCATGCATGCCATACTATGGGCAGATGTGTATTCAAGGTTATGTCTGCCCCCGCCTCCCCCAAGGCAGCCTTGTACAGGCAGCCAACCTACCCATCTTGAATTCCCATGGACAGCTCTGCTCATGGTCTGAGGCTGTATTGTGTAGTACTTCTcaccctcttttcctccctaCAAAAATACTGACTGGTCTCCTCTTTCGTGTTTGCTGATCCACAAGTGTTGGGCATAACATTgacatttcttaaaaaaacaaaaaaaacaaaaaaataacttgCCAAAACTGTAACTGTGGTATAGGCTGGTGGAGGGGGCCAACTAAGGTAGTGTGGACACAGGGCACCCCTTCCAACTGTCATTCCTGGCGCTTCCTTATCAGTGAACATGCTGGCCATTTATCAGCCTCTGTACAGGTGGCCCAGGCTAGGGCTCTAGGAAGTGGGGAGGGTGGGTCTGGACAGAGAGCTGCTGTCAGCTGTCAATAAACAGCAGAAAACAGAGCTGTCTGGCTCACTCTTTGGGGGCATGTGTGGTGGGAAAAACAAAGCTCAGAGACTGGAAGCTGGGGGCCAAGGAATGACAATTGCCTCTGCAGGGAAGAAAAGTCCACCCAACCTCCCATCTTGAGCCCAGGTAAACCCATATGCTTGGGGCCATGTGAATCATGGTCCCAAAAGCTATCCCCACTCACAAGCACAGTCTGTGAAGCTTTTATTTCAACAGAAGTAATAAAATCTATATACAGTCTAAAACCAGTAGAAAAGGTGAGTAAAAAGACCCACGGTCCATCTGGGTcctgccaggagtggtggcacccgcctttaatcctagcacttgggaggtggaggcaggtggatctgtgagtttgaggccagcctggtggacatagtgacttccaggacagccagagctacatagtgagaccttgtctcaaaacaaaactctgtGGAGTGAAATGAATGGTGGGCCGGGCAAGCATCGTACCTGGCGCCCAGAGAGGGGCCTGGGCATTTCTCTGGTAGAAGTTAAGAGCGGGGCCTAAAGAAAGATCCCTCACCAAGCATAGGGCAGAGATGACACTGCCTAGCTGTTTGAGCCTGTCTATCTGTCTCCACAAGACAGGCAGGAAGTCCAAGGCCATTATGTAGGACCAGCCTGCCTGACAGACCCAACGGGAGCCAAAGCTTGGTCTGGATTTTGTTAGCATGTCCAAACCTGCAAAGAAAGGGTTCTGTTTCAGATCCCCTGTGGCACAAGGATTTCCTTCAGGCTGGTCTCCCAACCCTCTACTGTTACCTGCCTTGACCacttgcccctcccccactctcagAGCTTGATCCTATGCAACCCATCAACAGCCTGAGCCACAGGCACTGACCTTCACAGTACTATCCACGGCCCCTGAGAAGAGCCGGCCCCGGGAGACAGCCAGTGCAGTTACACTGCCCTGGTGGCGCAGCAGCGTCTGTGTGCAGATCATGTTGTCCATACTCCAGACCTGGGAAGGGAAACACGTGAGCTATGAGGGCCTACCCTGGCCCAGCTACTTCTAGGCCTCTTCTTCCTGCACCTGAGCAGCACATACCCTGAGGGACCGATCGTAGGATGCACTGAAGACTTTGGTCTGGTCTGGTGTTGAAATGACTGCCAGGGCATATACTGTGCCCACATGGCCCGTTAGGGTCCGCACCTGCTCTTTGGACTCAATGTCCCATACCTGAAGAGGGGCAGGCCCAAGTAAGTTAGAGACAGGGACCCAAAACAAGGGCAGGAGGGATGGAGGCCTGCTACAGGGTTGCCTAGCCCTTACATGAATGAGGTTCTCATAGGTGCCACAGACAATGTGGtgatttgtcacagcaatggaataaACACTGCCACCAGATGTCTGCAGGACATGGATGCAATCCAGAGTCCGAATGTCCCATATCTAGGGAAAAGTATGTCACTTAACCTCAGGCCAGGCACTTACTTACCTTGGGCCTTTACGATTCAGGAGACAGCCTCAGAACATGTAAGAGGGTAGGAAAAGGGCAGAAGGAGCTCTAGAACACCCTAAGAAGTGCAGCAGAGGGCAAGTCCCTGCCATCAGGGATGGCTTGGCACACCTTGATTGTCTGGTAAGAGCCACTGTACAGATAGctctgtgctgccaccagggccCGCACCCAGTGGTTGAGGCCTGTGAGCTC
Encoded here:
- the Caskin1 gene encoding caskin-1 isoform X2, with the protein product MGKEQELVQAVKAEDVGTAQRLLQRPRPGKAKLLGSTKKINVNFQDPDGFSALHHAALNGNTELISLLLEAQAAVDIKDNKGMRPLHYAAWQGRKEPMKLVLKAGSAVNVPSDEGHIPLHLAAQHGHYDVSEMLLQHQSNPCMVDNSGKTPLDLACEFGRVGVVQLLLSSNMCAALLEPRPGDTTDPNGTSPLHLAAKNGHIDIIRLLLQAGIDINRQTKSGTALHEAALCGKTEVVRLLLDSGINAQVRNTYSQTALDIVHQFTTSQASKEIKQLLREASAALQVRATKDYCNNYDLTSLNVKAGDIITVLEQHPDGRWKGCIHDNRTGNDRVGYFPSSLGEAIVKRAGSRTGSEPSPPQGSGSLGPSAPPEEIWVLRKPFAGGDRSGSLSNVAGGRSGGGHALHAGSEGVKLLATVLSQKSVSDSSPGDSPVKPPEGSTGAARSQPPAAHAGQVYGEQPPKKLESASASEGKSAEAVSQWLATFQLQLYAPNFTSAGYDLPTISRMTPEDLTAIGVTKPGHRKKITAEISGLNIPEWLPEHKPANLAVWLSMIGLAQYYKVLVDNGYENIDFITDITWEDLQEIGITKLGHQKKLMLAVRKLAELQKAEYSKYEGGPLRRKAPQSLEMMAIESPPPPEPAAADCQSPKMTTFQDSELSGELQAALSGPAEAGAAAPEKSSNHLPPTPRATLRQESSLGGRARHMSSSQELLGDGPQGPGSPMSRSQEYLLDEGPAPGTPPKEVRSGRHGHSVKRASVPPVPGKPRQVLPSGASHFTPPQTPTKAQPGSPQALGGPHGPATAKVKPTPQLLPPTDRPMSPRSLPQSPTHRGFAYVLPQPVEGEAGPAAPGPALPPVPAAVPTLCLPPEADVEPGRPKKRAHSLNRYAASDSEPERDELLVPAAAGPYATVQRRVGRSHSVRAPAGTDKNVNRSQSFAVRPRKKGPPPPPPKRSSSAMASANLADEPTPDAETEDGRLGVRAQRRRASDLTGSVDTGSAGSVKSIAAMLELSSIGGGGRAIRRPPEGHPTPRPASPEPGRVATVLASVKHKEAIGPDGEVVNRRRTLSGPVTGLLATARRGPGEPAEQSHFMEDSTARQRPRGPAKGEAAVEGPPLARVEASATLKRRIRAKQSQQENVKFILTESDTVKRRPKAKDRDTGPEPHPPLSVYQNGTATVRRRPASEQAGPPELPPPPPPAEPPPADLMQLPPLPLPDGNARKPVKPPVSPKPILAQPVTKIQGSPTPASKKVPLPGPGSPEVKRAHGTPPPVSPKPPPPPTAPKPAKAVAGLQSSSATTSPVPSPARQPPAALVKPASSPPSQSASPAKPPSPGAPALHVPAKPPRAAASVASGPPVAPDCASPGDSARQKLEETSACLAAALQAVEEKIRQEDGQGPRPSSIEEKSTGSILEDIGSMFDDLADQLDAMLE